In Pseudorasbora parva isolate DD20220531a chromosome 1, ASM2467924v1, whole genome shotgun sequence, the DNA window agccattaaggacctattaagttgattttaggcaaaatagcagtcaaattttaaatacagtcaataataatggtttaatggtttatcactttcgaccaataggtgtcactgttacgaaactgatgtggtttagtcagattgagatgacaatgacacatgcaaagtttggtgtcaatatgtcaaagcattgcagagatacagcctcaagagtaatttttgcatcatggctcaactctgttgcagtggtatatgaaaactgttttgtctatcaatccgaaatccataactatttgtcagcatggtctgaagacgatacggatcaattttggtgaaaatcggacaaacggtctaggatgagtttgaaaaagtagatttttaacaaataacaagatggagcacagatatgtttgcaaaatatggcaaaattggtatctatcttctcggcatgagccaatgaatgtattatgaccagtctcattacaataggctaatttaatcaaaagttattagcatttttgtacattttattacaacttttgaccacaaggtggcgctgccccgaaactttttgaatatgttcgggacatagagcggaagacacataccgagttttgtaatgatacactagtgcattcttaaattatagcattagcattttaaaccgtaatactgcattgaagtcaatgggaatttcatgttttgttttattatagcgccaccaagaggcacaatcccaccaatttttttatgtgtcctcgtagtgagcccatacatatgtgtgtcaagtttggtgaaaatatttcattttgttttggagttatagacatttatatgaaaaaacacgtaaaaaatgactgacacctgactttgattggattttactaccccttactatcaatattttgagatttgggcattagcgtatagctatcgacctatgtttccgaacttctgaggctggtttcgtctcgatcggactagcggtttcgaagatatcagcaaatgttttttaagcactaaattacaactctgcgcaaaccatatgccgaaacctggcaagtctggtatcgttggagtcggcaaggattcaggagaccaaaaaacacactcccatcaaaatatgtcaaccacacccaaagttataagcgtttgaaaaaaaaaattctccactaggtggcgctgtttcgaaacttctcaggctacttcagggcatcgtggtgatgacccataccaagtttcataacaatctgttcatgcgttcataaaatacagcatttttgcacataattcaaaatggccgacatccaaaatggccgacatggtaaaattggatatcagtcgactcggcatgacgccctgaatctaatgagaccaattttatgatttttggataaacggttcagaagttataagccaaaataggcatttttcgtatctccggacaggtaggtggcgctgcgccgaaacgctgcatgttgcttcaagtcatgcttgtgatgacatgtaccaaggttggtttgaatacgataaagcgttgcggagatatagcctttagtgtgtttttgcaacctccacgtaaaatttgtttgtgcgtttattgaaaacgattggacgaatcaacttgaattccataactttttgtcaacatgctctgaagatgatctgtttcaattttcgtgaaaatcggagcaacggcctaggaggagttcgaaaaagtaggtttttcagaaaattcaaaatggcgggaaaatttgcataccggaaaatgacatcatagggtgaaatcgaatcggcttgagccaaggaatccgatgaaaaaagaattttgtttctagcccttaggggtcaaaagttataagcataaatatgagtgaaactttggacaggtggtggcgctagagggattgagttagaggcaccaaatttgctatagtgacagctcagactggcctctatgagtgtgccaaatttcacaactttttaccatacggttctatgggctgccagagactcctatggcggaaaaagaagaagaagcagaataataataggaacactaacgatttcaataggtgcctccgcaccttcggtgcttggcccctaattccCATATGGGCCAAGCATTTGAAAGTGAAAGACTTTGATATCATAAACTTGAACAAATATCTTCCTCACACTCCATCCCAGTAGGTGGCGGACTATGCACCACAAGCCATAACACATCAAAAGAAGAAGAGGACAATACGAAACAAGCTTCTGTAACGCACGTTATATATGCACCCGTCTTTATTTTGTATCACGAGGCAATGAGTAGTTACACACTGTACCGCTTTGTGTGTAATCTCCACTTGACCCATGTCTAAGAGGTAactaatttatatttgttttgtgtCAGTCTTAGATTGTAGATTTCACACTTAAAATGCTTTGGAGTTTTACTGCTGCTGAGATGTTATCATTATTGTGTTGGCTACTTGGCTTGAGAAagacacatttttttctttgttttaaacgttttatattataattatgagACTAAAATGTACACGTAGAGCTTTCAAACTACAATCACTaaactgtctgtctatctatctatctatctatctatctatctatctgtctgtctgtctgtctgtctgtctgtctaatctatctatctatctatctatctatctatctatctatctatctatctatctatctatctatctatctatctgtctgtctgtctgtctaatctatctatctatctatctatctatctatctatctatctatctatctatctatctatctatctgtctatcgtATGTGTTGCATCAAAAAGGATTAATCTTAAATCTAGATTAAATCAAGGTTTATCTAATTATGTTGCACTAAACTTTAAAGCTTTAAAAATAAGCAGGCCAGGTTTACATTTAAACCATAATTTTGAACCTGGATTTAATTAATATCTAAAATAGATTAACTTGAATTCTGTTGCTCATTTTTAAACTCAGATTTAAATCTCAATAAGGGAATAAAGTGCACTGAGCCAGCAATATTCCTTACTATCGAGTACATATGCTGCTGGTGTGCCGAATTTCGACCCCCTGCCAAATTATTAGCCCCTCCTTTAAATCACTACCTGATTGCATAATCATAACCCCACCCCCAATCCTAACATCTCCCCCACATCAAACCCTATACCTACCAATATGGGGATCTTTTCACGCTCCTTTTCAGGGTAAAATAAACTAGACTGAAAGTAAACATCTTTAAATGCATATTATGTCTTTATAAAGATGTTTACTTTCACATCTAAGTAAAATCATTCACTGGCTTACCTGGTGACTCAATTAGGTATGAGTAAATGTCTGTAAATGTAAAACACCTCTAACCACGTTACACCAATTTGACGCTTTTGGGGGGCGTAGCGTGGGGGAGGAGACGGCATAGAGGATAACATTCCATTCCCCCACACTGGAAATGCATGATGTTAACCCAGTATAGCTTACTTAGGCTACGTTTACACGTGGGTggctatacaggtccttctaaaaaaataaaatgcatattgtgataaagttaattattttccataatgtaatgataaaaatgaaactttcatatatttgagattcattgcacaccaactgaaatatttcaggtcttttattgttttaatactgatgattttggcgtacagctcatgaaaaccccaaattcctatctcaaaaaattagcatatcatgaaaaggttctctaaacgagctatttacctaatcatctgaatcaactaattatctctaaacacctgcaaaagattcctgaggcttttagaAACTCCCAgtctggttcattactcaaaaccgcaatcatgggtaagactgccgacctgactgctgtcaccctcaagcgagagggtaagacacagaaagaaatttctgaacgaataggctgttcccagagtgttgtatcaaggcacctcagtgggaagtctgtgggaacgaaaattgtggcaaaaaacgctgcacaacgagaagaggtgaccggaccttgaggaagattgtggagaaggaccgattccagaccttgggggacctgcggaagcagtggactgagtctggagtagaaacatccagagccaccgtgcacaggcgtgtgcaggaaatgggctacaggtgccgcattccccacctcaagccacttttgggctacaaagaagcagcactggattgttgctcagtggtccaaagtactttttttcggatgaaagcaaattttgcatgtcattcggaaatcaaggtgccagagtctggaggaagactggggagaaggaaatgccaaaatgcctgaagtccagtgtcaagtacccacagtcagtgatggtctggggtgccatgtcagctgttGGTGTTGGTCCtctgtgttttatcaagagcagggtcaatgcagctagctatcagaagattttggagcacttcatgcttccatctgttgaaaagctttatgtagatgaagattttgtttttcagcatgacctggcacctgctcacagtgccaaaacaaCTGGTAAATGGTtaactgaccatggtattactgtgcttaATTGGTCTGCTAACTCTCCTgtcctgaaccccatagagaatctgtggaatattgtgaagagaaagttgagagacgcaagacccaacattctggatgagcttaaggatGCTATCAAaacatcctgggcctccataacacctcagcagtgcctcaggctgattgcctccatgccacgccgcattgaagcagtcatttctgcaaaaggattcccgaccaagtatttagtgcataactgaacataattatatgaaggttgactttttttgtattaaaaacacttttcttttattggtcggatgaaatatgctaattttttgagataggaatttggggttttcatgagctgtatgccaaaatcctcagtattaaaacaataaaagacctgaaatatttcagttggtgtgcaatgaatctaaaatatatgaaagtttcatttttattacattatggaaaataatgaactttatcacaatatgctattttttgtgagaaggacctgtatataaaatgtatttagccCATTTTTCTGTTCATAGAGACGTGTTAACTTTTCGATAAAGCTCTAATTGGTTTCCTTTGGAAATATCATTCAAATTAACACAGACTGCATTTATAACTGTAaagcatgtttgtttgtgtcaaaatgaatcaaaatcgaaaaagaaaaaaaatcaagaaatcGTGATAGGTTTTTTTGTccatatcgcacagccctacttcttaggcagtgtaacagtttaaaaatccacagcaaaatagagagagctttgtaaaatgtcactttaatttacatgttctttctttttttgttactGTAGATCAAGGATATGGCACTTTTTACGATGGCCAAAACACTGACACTGAGGCTGCATTTGCTGAGCCATTTGAATTACCAAATCCTTCTTTCACTGAAAGCATGTGCTGGTAAGCGTCTGTCTTCTCCCTGTCCTCGAAACTCCACTACCTGCTTTCCTACATGTTCCAACCTCAGTCCAAGGCATATATGCACCACAGAACGAGACCCACTTTTCCTTGTTACTGGATCTGTTCGCCCTTACCAGGAGCTTCTCACTAGTGGAAGTGGTCTGTCTTTGTTGCACCACCTTACTTCTGATGAGGACCACACATTTATGAAACGACTCTCCTCCTGTACTTCATCTCAACAAGTTCTACGTCTCTTGCGATCTTACCCTATCCTCTCAGGTGCAGCAGCAGTATCTATACTGCACAGACTAGCTGACTTGGAGCATAATGGCACATGTGCCCTTCAGACACCACAGATACTGCTATCAGATTTGGCCTTCAATAAACTTTGTCAAAGATTGGAACATGATTCAGCTGGATTAGAGGATGAAGTGTTGGTTAGAGCTCTCTTGGGCTGTACGCGTCTCTGCCTTGACCCTCAGAGCCGCCTAGTGCTGAGGCTGGTGTTTGAATGCCAGAAGAGATTGGATTTAGAACAGTTAAGTGTTGAAGCGCTATGTGGGTTATCAAAGTCTGTATTTGCATTGGAAGGGCCTGATGGTGGCATGGTAAAACAGGCTATGAATCAGCTCCAAAATAAAGAACCAGCTCAATGGAATATGACAGAATTAGTTGCTGTTTACTGCATGCTAGCAACTGGTTTGGGTGAAGATGGACGATACCTAGAGCTTCTAAATGAAATGAATGCTCAGGCACTTCGACAGGCGCAAAAAATGGACCCAGCGACTCTTAGTAAGATTCTAGGTGCTTTAGTCACATTGAGACAGAATCAAGCATTACCACTTGTAATTGCGCTTTGCAAGCAAGCTGTTCATCATGTGCAAAACTTTGCTGATGCAGAGCTGACAGTGGTGTTATCAGCACTTATGCACTATGGACACAGTGACCACTTTTTTGTGGAAGCTCTTGAGCGTCATGTGCCCAAGTTTGCCTTCACCGCTCATGCAGAAACCATAACCAAGGTAATGCAGTATTTCCACAGACGGCGCATTCTTTCTCCAGCTGTTTTTAACATGGTGGCTGAGAGTTTTGTGTATCGTGCAGAGGAGTACTCGACATGGCAGGTGTCACAACAGATAGCTGCTCTGGGAGTTTTGGGATATCTGCCACCTGACGCTGGGAGATTGTTCCGAAAGGTGGAGTCTGTTTTGCATGCCCGGTTTTCACAATTTCAGCCCAGAGCCCTTCTAGACCTACTATATGCCTGTACACTTCTACAGAGGTACCCGCTTAACTTTGTCTCAAAAGTCTTCAGTCCTTACTTCATGCAGCAGCTACAGGGTAAGAAGCATGTCTATATAGTACTTGGGATACATTTTCAGGAATATTCATGATTAATTGATCATTTTTATTGTGAATTGATTAAttgttaatgttatttttaataactgaaAAACCTCATATATACAACCTCatataaaattattatgtaAATATGCTCAAGTCctcaaaattattaataatctcGATGAATTGTTAATACACTGTTGTAGTAATGACGTCTTTCCATGctgtttaatattaattaaattcacTAATAATTTATCACCATTAATAGTATAATAAGGCATAGAAAATACAGATTATTTAACACTTCATTGAAATGCatcaattaactttttttaataatatattttccaTTTCTGTTCTTTTTAAGATGAAGAGGGTGGTGGGTTGAATCCCATAGTGCTTGCACAATTGACCCAACTCTACATGACTGTAAAGCTGGAGTGTCCATTTTATGATGTGAGTTAAactgcattttatttctatatCTAAGAGTGTAGTTTGTTTCACACCAAGCCTGCAGTATCCCTCTCTGATACTGAAGCTTTTGcacctcgatcgccccccggtgaccggtcccagaatagccgcccctctgtgttttttaATGGACATAAGGCacactaaacaataaaattacacttcaaatattttttccccatagACAATggtttcatttcaagtgttcgtttttaaaataagtttagttagttatttgatgctataaaaacggggggtatgacgacatgattgacagctgaaaTCGACGTCTTCTGAgtaaagttgtcactgaggcactaacagacttttttctggatttttgggaggagattggagctttagctttaatttctacatttccataactgtttatttcacaccaacataattaattgttctgcatctatgagagtgtgggcggacttttaatatcgcgactgtacttcctgctctctactgcgcaactccggtcccgaaatctctactgctcagactcggtcccaagatgtcagcgccatgcaggccgcctgaaagcttcaaatctggcaagcggaaacagatgatgtcgagtcgtccatatttttttacggtctatgtttCAGACTATCATAAGGTCCTTTTACATCAAGAGCGAAATGAATCTGTCATGATTAGTGATagatcaatatatatatatatatatatatatatgtatgtgtgtgtatatatatatatatatatatatatatatatatatatatatatatataattttttgtatttttattttatttttttaccgaTTATTTGCATGTCTGTGATATAACTGATatataaaaagattttttttttatttattgtgttatttctgtttttaacAATTACAGCAAAGCACTGAACtgagctttttaaacactgtcatttttgcagtttcactcccttacatatacagaacaaaagacatttacatcaataaatagtctgaaaaaatgtgattttaaaaaaaagtatttttaacattaatgcgGTTTCACCAATATAGTCTCAAAATAGTCTCAATCGTTTTGCTCCGTTTGTGCTGGTTTGTGCCTTAAAAAAATTTCGTTTGTGCTTCTTTGGTTTTTAAGATATTAAAAGAACATTTATAGGTCATTCTGAGGTTACTCAAATTATTGACGTCACTAGCCCCCCCACAGGCTTTAAATTCACCCCAAATAGTCTCAATCGTTTTTGCTTCATTTGTGCTCCGTTTGTGCTGTTAAAATTTTCGTTTGTGCTGCTTCTGTTTTCAAAATATTAGACTTTGAATTATAGACGATGATGTCACTCAGCCCCCCACAAGCGCCAAATTCACCCCAAATAGTCTCAATCGTTTGTGCTCCGTTTGTGCTGGTTTGTGCaggttaatttttttgtttgtgctgcttccatttttaaaatattatagatTTAATTGTAGACGTTGACGTCACTCAGCCCTCACAAGCTCCAAATTCACCAAAACTAATCTTGTTTGTTTGTGCTTCGTTTGTGtcataaaacattttgtttgtgctgctgcttttttttaaatattaaaataatatctaTTGGTCATTTTGAGGTCACTCAGCCGTTCAATCGTTTGTGCTTAGTTTGTGCTGGTAATATTTTCGTTTGTGCTACTTCTGTTTTCAAAATATTAGACTTTGAATTATAGACGATAATGTCACTCAGCCCGATAATGTCACAAGCGCCAAATTCACCCCAAATAGTCTCAATCGTTTGTGCTCCGTTTGTGCGGGTTAATTTTTTCGTTTGTGCTGCttccatttttaaaatataaaattttgaATTAACCTCCAAATTCACCCAAAttaatattgtttgtttgtgctTCGTTTGTGCTGGTTTGTGCcataaaacattttgttagCGCTGcttctgttttaaaaatattaaaataataggcCATTTGTTGGTCATTCTGAGGTCACTCAGCATGTAAAATTTCCTTTTGTGCTGCTTccgttttttaaatattattcatTGAACTACAGACGATGAATTCACGAGCAGAATCACATACGATTAAGAGCATGTCCTATATGGGCTAGCCTAAACATTTAGCCGAAATAGTAAGAGCAGTGACATATGTTATTTAAAGTAACATAGCCTACTCTCTGTTTGAACAAACTCTGTTTTCCTCCTTTTTGGTGGCAAGCGCGTGTGAGAAATGAAAAGTTGTGCAGAATCTCAATTCTcattcaattaattaaattGAAACCAAAACCATAATTCTATGGTTttctgcaaaaaaaagaaaaaaaagacaaatgagAAATGGATTGTTgttgggttttatttttatttttattttaaatatgctttTAGGACTAGCCAGCCTATTATGTGTTTCGAATGTGTGGGTGGCCCTGGAACGTTCCTTTTAGCTTTGTGATCTAAAACAACATTGAAAATTGTATTAAATCTTTtggttataaaataaataaaaaatatcttaaagacTTAAAATAGTACTATAGCCTATGATTTCTGATTCTTCTAATAAGAAAGATTGTCATCGTCTATAATTCTATGTATAgcctaatattttaaaaatggaagcagcaaaaataaaataaaaataataataattctgagtGACCTTAGAattagagccctgcacgggcctcaaatctaggccctagcccggcccgtgtccgacagaTTATTGAAATTCTCGAGTCCGACTGgaacctgtttttttttgttttttttgcattgttgcagccattaaaatagttcagttttgtttttaatgtcaaagttgttatatttcgttttgtttctttattaagttaatttagaaaaatgtttagagcatttttttgtttgttaaagttaaaaaaaatttaagtgacgaccaagcggGCATTGGCTGACAGTGAGTTAATTAAATAGATTAAAATAGATTAAACGCATGTTTAATCTatttagcctctcaaatcaactcttgacttgtcttgcctataaatgttagttaatttagccGACTATAATATTACCACCACAGTAAAAGGCATTTTGAACGAGTTCACATCaacaaaagcaaaagattcatgcattttattcagcagctcatttcaaatttaaagaccgcaatatgagagagagcgtCCTAACCAttggtaagatcatttagtctgattcatttttattgaagatgattgtgtttttaagcatctaagacttattttaagtttaatttacggccatatgcgttggcttgctttactcatttgcgaTGTGTGCTGCagtagcaccatcatatctatctgactacaacaaaacacgctctcacacgttTGTTTTTTACCGTTtggccaggagtaaaatttacacatgtggtttaaacaaccagatacatttacatttgtccggtttcgtCTGATATGCTTACTACCTtctgaattgttttttttgactgatcggaattaaataggCTATGaatctcggaaggcatttaggcctacttCTGGTCATTTCGGAATCAGATAGAtgcctggtcagagaaaacgaatgaaggaaccagttgtaaaaatgccataactctagcagctgctgaAGAAACGCGCGCTACTGCTGGCTCGGACTCTAACCCTGTGCGAGTCATGTCTTGACAGTCGTGTAGCTTAAGCTATCGGTGCGGGGACCATGCGGTCCAtggacaagcctccccctacccccccttctggcgccgggcctggttttgtgtgtttttgctgcATTCGCGCTGTAAACCAGTCTCAGTCTTTTTGTCATTCAGTGGGGCTTAATCACAGTCGCTCCAGCTGACCatgacgtcacgtgcattccctctatccacaactttcccaaactctgacctttcccatgatcgctatggcaacgtagaacaAGCCGGTAACAAACTTCCGGTTTACGTTAGTCTATACTGTTCTCAGCTGAACGCTTGGTTGTATTATCAGGACTCGGGAGTAGACTTTTACAacaacgcttcaggcaaaatgatcacatgtcccagatggttgcatggatctgactattttacaagaacttactaatatctgtagaACTAATCGGTTCACCTGAGTTATGCGGCGcagacattttgccactgtgtgtAGGCTTGGCTGACTGTTCCTATGAACCATGCGAGAGTTACCTTCCATCCATGCGcctgtaaatcgattttattttattataaataaaggtttatttgtttctagttatttattttgttcacccgcatccgcattcacccatcaaatattatcccgcgccgcactcgcTTGTGCTGGGTCCCGCGGGAGTGCAGGTCTTTATTTGGAAGGTAACATTAGGCTGTTAGAGCGGTCTTGCTACACATTAAATctttaaattattgaaaacaataaacataccccttgcaaaaaaattatagttttactgcagtattttaaatgggttaaactaatatataaactcagtaattacatttacagcaatgaaatgttaatttttattacaatgcacttaaattcattgaagttcatgcatctattttcatgttgattaaaaaaaaaagtctactgacaatgtctgatatgaacatttcaacaattacaaatattaaaatacaaatataacttctacatcacaattcttgagtttatttaaaGTTCATTGGGCATTGAATGGAGTGGGTAGGGTGCTAGGCAACATGTCAAATGGGTCCGTTTATGTCGCATGGCTTATAGAAGCAAGGTTTCTgcggtgtgagacccaggcgctcagcgctcattaaccccagcgagagcagccttaactggcagaagcccctcccatgacgcaaattcaTGTCCGTTGTTTAGTGAATGAAgcaaatggattcaaaatgtttacgCGTCCAACTTCGCACAAATAGCACTATTCATTCGCGTcactcgcgtctggtgtgaacgcagcataactgttatgtgtgttaaaccggaactgagataccgtcaaccggaagtatcgagtgtcatggcgacgcccgctaagacttgcaggaaagttgtggataccACGGATTCGTTAGTTAAACGTGTGTATATTAGTGAATTCTAAACATGCGTAAATAGGATGCACGTGCACACTCATTCGTAATTAGCATAATCCCCGCCCATGAGGTACAACTGCAAATGACGTGAGATGAATGCTGTGGACTTTTCTGGACTTCTTTCTCAGGTTTGGTTCCAGGATTTTGCATAAATGTTGAAGAGACTAATTGGCCGTATGACaagcaataa includes these proteins:
- the fastkd3 gene encoding FAST kinase domain-containing protein 3, mitochondrial isoform X3, with the translated sequence MALFTMAKTLTLRLHLLSHLNYQILLSLKACAGKRLSSPCPRNSTTCFPTCSNLSPRHICTTERDPLFLVTGSVRPYQELLTSGSGLSLLHHLTSDEDHTFMKRLSSCTSSQQVLRLLRSYPILSGAAAVSILHRLADLEHNGTCALQTPQILLSDLAFNKLCQRLEHDSAGLEDEVLVRALLGCTRLCLDPQSRLVLRLVFECQKRLDLEQLSVEALCGLSKSVFALEGPDGGMVKQAMNQLQNKEPAQWNMTELVAVYCMLATGLGEDGRYLELLNEMNAQALRQAQKMDPATLSKILGALVTLRQNQALPLVIALCKQAVHHVQNFADAELTVVLSALMHYGHSDHFFVEALERHVPKFAFTAHAETITKVMQYFHRRRILSPAVFNMVAESFVYRAEEYSTWQVSQQIAALGVLGYLPPDAGRLFRKVESVLHARFSQFQPRALLDLLYACTLLQRYPLNFVSKVFSPYFMQQLQDEEGGGLNPIVLAQLTQLYMTVKLECPFYDGPRLSPKFRVKSFLASGQSLETPLEPQFYSAVKSGLVDLLGARSYFASRVLTPYCYTLDIEIKLDEEGYVLPACHSEDVHKSWCLVSVLAQYGCRRIIQVDAAHWWWLRRFPLL
- the fastkd3 gene encoding FAST kinase domain-containing protein 3, mitochondrial isoform X2; this translates as MALFTMAKTLTLRLHLLSHLNYQILLSLKACAGKRLSSPCPRNSTTCFPTCSNLSPRHICTTERDPLFLVTGSVRPYQELLTSGSGLSLLHHLTSDEDHTFMKRLSSCTSSQQVLRLLRSYPILSGAAAVSILHRLADLEHNGTCALQTPQILLSDLAFNKLCQRLEHDSAGLEDEVLVRALLGCTRLCLDPQSRLVLRLVFECQKRLDLEQLSVEALCGLSKSVFALEGPDGGMVKQAMNQLQNKEPAQWNMTELVAVYCMLATGLGEDGRYLELLNEMNAQALRQAQKMDPATLSKILGALVTLRQNQALPLVIALCKQAVHHVQNFADAELTVVLSALMHYGHSDHFFVEALERHVPKFAFTAHAETITKVMQYFHRRRILSPAVFNMVAESFVYRAEEYSTWQVSQQIAALGVLGYLPPDAGRLFRKVESVLHARFSQFQPRALLDLLYACTLLQRYPLNFVSKVFSPYFMQQLQDEEGGGLNPIVLAQLTQLYMTVKLECPFYDGPRLSPKFRVKSFLASGQSLETPLEPQFYSAVKSGLVDLLGARSYFASRVLTPYCYTLDIEIKLDEEGYVLPACHSEDVHKSWCLVSVLAQYGCRRIIQVDAAHWWWLRRFPLLCKAL
- the fastkd3 gene encoding FAST kinase domain-containing protein 3, mitochondrial isoform X1; this translates as MALFTMAKTLTLRLHLLSHLNYQILLSLKACAGKRLSSPCPRNSTTCFPTCSNLSPRHICTTERDPLFLVTGSVRPYQELLTSGSGLSLLHHLTSDEDHTFMKRLSSCTSSQQVLRLLRSYPILSGAAAVSILHRLADLEHNGTCALQTPQILLSDLAFNKLCQRLEHDSAGLEDEVLVRALLGCTRLCLDPQSRLVLRLVFECQKRLDLEQLSVEALCGLSKSVFALEGPDGGMVKQAMNQLQNKEPAQWNMTELVAVYCMLATGLGEDGRYLELLNEMNAQALRQAQKMDPATLSKILGALVTLRQNQALPLVIALCKQAVHHVQNFADAELTVVLSALMHYGHSDHFFVEALERHVPKFAFTAHAETITKVMQYFHRRRILSPAVFNMVAESFVYRAEEYSTWQVSQQIAALGVLGYLPPDAGRLFRKVESVLHARFSQFQPRALLDLLYACTLLQRYPLNFVSKVFSPYFMQQLQDEEGGGLNPIVLAQLTQLYMTVKLECPFYDGPRLSPKFRVKSFLASGQSLETPLEPQFYSAVKSGLVDLLGARSYFASRVLTPYCYTLDIEIKLDEEGYVLPACHSEDVHKRIALCIDGSKRFAANAEKLLGKEAIKQRHLRILGYEVVQISYYEFEKLNNKEEVVEYLHKKIFPNSYRLSW